From one Formosa sediminum genomic stretch:
- a CDS encoding CIA30 family protein, which produces MKKEYHIFKFNKTAHTSLWTTVNDNVMGGKSSSHFSLNKVGHGVFEGDVSLEDNGGFASVKYRFNALDTAGFSKIILNVKGDGKRYQFRIKDRATNKHAYISYFTATTEWQHITIYITDMYPTFKGQKLDLPNFNASHIEEVAFLIANKKEEHFKLEIAAVTIE; this is translated from the coding sequence ATGAAAAAAGAATACCACATCTTTAAATTTAATAAAACAGCTCATACGTCACTTTGGACAACGGTTAACGATAATGTAATGGGTGGAAAATCTTCAAGTCATTTTTCCTTAAATAAAGTCGGACATGGTGTTTTCGAAGGTGATGTCTCACTTGAAGATAATGGTGGTTTTGCATCTGTTAAATATCGATTTAATGCTCTAGACACAGCTGGTTTTTCAAAAATTATACTGAATGTTAAAGGCGATGGTAAACGCTATCAATTCAGAATTAAAGATAGAGCAACAAATAAACATGCTTATATTTCTTATTTTACAGCCACAACAGAATGGCAACATATTACAATATACATTACAGATATGTACCCGACCTTTAAAGGTCAAAAACTAGATTTACCTAATTTTAATGCATCTCATATAGAAGAAGTGGCTTTTCTAATAGCCAACAAAAAAGAAGAACATTTTAAATTAGAGATCGCAGCTGTTACAATAGAGTAA
- a CDS encoding DUF2256 domain-containing protein has translation MKKQYLPQKICVVCKRPFSWRKKWKTNWEHVKYCSERCRRQS, from the coding sequence ATTAAAAAGCAATACCTACCTCAGAAAATATGTGTGGTTTGCAAACGTCCATTTAGTTGGCGTAAAAAATGGAAAACCAATTGGGAACACGTTAAATATTGTAGTGAGCGTTGCAGAAGACAGTCATGA
- a CDS encoding YgiQ family radical SAM protein produces MQIKKLTDWLPTTNKEVKLRGWDELDVILFSGDAYVDHPSFGPAVIGRILESYGLKVAIVPQPNVNDNLQDFEKLGTPRLFFGVTGGCMDPMVSNYTATKKRRDKDAYTPNGDKGFRPDYATSVYSKILKDKFPNVPVLIGGIEASLRRVTHYDYWSDTLMPTILETSKADMLVYGMGEQPLREIVELLQKGVPFSSLTTIKQTAFLQAGDEPLPKNKNWEDVQIHSHEVCLNDKKKFASNFKVIEQESNKLNANRISQNVNGKTLVINPPFPTMLEAEIDASFDLPYTRLPHPKYNKRGPIPAFEMIKFSINIHRGCFGGCSFCTISAHQGKFIASRSQESVLKEVDKVANMPDFKGYLSDIGGPSANMYKMKGKIQSICDKCVAPSCISPVICSNLDTSHKPLTELYQAVDKHPKIKKSFIGSGIRHDMLVPEFNKNADPKELDDYTEEVMTKHISGRLKVAPEHTSDPVLKLMRKPSFSYFHKFKERFDKINIKKDLKLQLIPYFISNHPACEVEDMANLAAETKDMGFQLEQVQGFTPTPMTVATVIYYSGYHPYTLKPTKTPKSKKEKDDQHRFFFWYKQENKDWIKKTLNKVGRTDLLDVLLPDNKKDNKSWKKVNLKPVKNTFDDAIPSEHSKPTHGSRRKKKQYSRKKRR; encoded by the coding sequence ATGCAAATTAAAAAACTTACAGACTGGTTACCAACGACTAACAAAGAAGTTAAGCTTCGCGGTTGGGACGAATTAGATGTTATACTATTTAGTGGAGATGCTTACGTAGATCATCCATCATTTGGTCCTGCAGTTATTGGTCGTATTTTAGAAAGCTATGGCTTAAAAGTTGCTATTGTGCCGCAACCTAATGTTAACGACAATCTTCAAGACTTTGAAAAATTAGGCACACCACGGTTATTTTTTGGGGTAACTGGCGGTTGTATGGATCCTATGGTTAGCAATTATACTGCTACTAAAAAACGTCGCGATAAAGATGCCTATACACCAAATGGAGATAAAGGGTTTAGACCAGATTATGCAACTTCTGTGTATTCTAAAATATTAAAAGATAAATTCCCAAATGTTCCTGTTTTAATTGGTGGTATTGAAGCGTCTTTACGTCGTGTTACCCATTATGATTATTGGAGTGACACCTTAATGCCAACCATTTTAGAAACTTCTAAAGCAGATATGTTGGTGTATGGAATGGGAGAACAACCATTACGAGAAATTGTAGAATTGTTACAAAAAGGTGTGCCATTTTCTAGCTTAACTACAATTAAACAAACAGCTTTTTTACAAGCTGGAGACGAACCTCTTCCCAAAAATAAAAACTGGGAAGATGTACAAATTCACTCTCACGAAGTCTGTTTAAATGACAAAAAAAAATTTGCGTCTAACTTTAAGGTGATAGAACAAGAGTCTAACAAGCTCAATGCTAATAGAATTTCTCAGAATGTAAATGGTAAAACATTAGTTATCAATCCGCCGTTTCCAACCATGTTGGAAGCTGAAATTGATGCTTCGTTTGATTTACCGTATACACGTTTACCTCATCCTAAATACAATAAACGCGGACCTATCCCTGCGTTTGAAATGATTAAGTTTTCAATTAACATTCATCGTGGTTGTTTTGGAGGCTGTAGTTTTTGTACCATTTCTGCCCATCAAGGTAAATTCATTGCCAGTCGTAGCCAAGAATCGGTATTAAAAGAAGTAGACAAAGTGGCTAACATGCCAGACTTTAAAGGCTATTTATCTGATATTGGTGGACCATCTGCCAATATGTATAAAATGAAAGGAAAAATACAATCCATTTGCGATAAATGTGTGGCTCCTTCTTGTATTTCTCCAGTTATATGTAGCAATTTAGATACGTCTCATAAGCCATTAACAGAATTATATCAAGCCGTAGATAAGCATCCAAAAATTAAGAAGTCGTTTATTGGTAGTGGAATTCGTCATGATATGTTAGTTCCAGAATTTAACAAAAATGCAGATCCTAAAGAGTTAGACGATTATACAGAAGAAGTAATGACTAAGCATATTTCTGGACGTTTAAAAGTCGCACCAGAACATACGTCTGATCCTGTTTTAAAGCTAATGCGAAAGCCTTCTTTTAGTTATTTTCATAAATTTAAAGAACGCTTCGATAAAATCAATATTAAAAAAGATTTAAAGTTACAGTTAATTCCTTATTTTATTTCAAACCATCCTGCATGCGAGGTTGAAGATATGGCTAATCTGGCTGCCGAAACTAAAGATATGGGGTTCCAGCTAGAACAAGTACAAGGATTTACTCCTACGCCAATGACAGTGGCTACGGTAATTTATTACAGTGGCTATCATCCGTATACACTTAAACCTACTAAAACACCTAAGTCAAAGAAAGAAAAAGACGATCAGCACCGTTTCTTCTTTTGGTATAAGCAAGAAAATAAGGATTGGATTAAAAAAACTTTAAATAAAGTAGGTAGAACAGACTTATTAGACGTGCTGCTGCCCGACAATAAAAAAGACAATAAATCGTGGAAAAAAGTTAATCTTAAACCCGTTAAGAACACTTTTGATGATGCTATTCCTTCAGAACATTCTAAACCAACTCACGGGTCTAGACGTAAGAAAAAGCAATATTCCAGAAAAAAACGTCGTTAA
- the hemG gene encoding menaquinone-dependent protoporphyrinogen IX dehydrogenase — MNNKVGIIYATTDGQTLKICQRIAEHLKNLGFCTDIIEISTVTDAVTKYSKLIIGASIRYGKHSDKVTAFIKTHHRALNQIDAAFFSVNLVARKSDKNRYNTNPYVIKYFKQLDWTPKITDVFAGTLDYKSYSFLDRIMIKLIMKMTGGPTSSTKPIEYTNWDRVKAFSVKISQI, encoded by the coding sequence ATGAATAATAAAGTAGGTATTATTTACGCAACAACAGACGGGCAAACACTTAAAATTTGTCAGCGAATTGCAGAACATCTTAAAAACTTAGGATTCTGTACAGATATTATTGAAATTTCAACAGTTACAGATGCTGTAACTAAATATTCAAAACTTATTATAGGTGCTAGTATTAGATATGGTAAACATAGTGATAAAGTTACAGCGTTTATAAAGACACATCATAGGGCGTTAAATCAAATAGATGCTGCATTCTTCTCCGTAAATTTAGTGGCTAGAAAAAGCGATAAGAATCGGTATAACACCAATCCTTATGTAATAAAGTACTTTAAACAGTTAGATTGGACACCCAAAATAACAGATGTTTTTGCAGGAACTTTAGATTATAAATCCTATTCCTTTCTAGATCGCATAATGATTAAATTGATTATGAAAATGACAGGTGGTCCAACTTCGTCAACTAAGCCTATAGAATACACCAATTGGGATAGAGTGAAAGCCTTCTCTGTAAAAATAAGTCAGATTTAG
- a CDS encoding NAD(P)-dependent oxidoreductase, which yields MKKPTIGFIGLGLMGGNMVENLQKRGFELTVMDLNKDEVAKVIARGNATEAASPKELAEKSDIIMFCLTTSAVVEKIVYGEEGILAGIKEGAVLIDFGTSIPASTKKIGKDLAEKGAGMIDAPLGRTPAHAKDGLLNIMAAGDVDTFEKVKPVLEEQGENVFYLGALGAGHTTKLINNFMGMTTVVAMSQAFAAAKLAGVDTQQLFDIMSAGPSNSPFMKFCKNYAVDNVSDLGFSINNANKDLGYFVQMMNDLGTKSAIAEATSSNLQAAVAAEMGNGNVPEIFDYFVKLQN from the coding sequence ATGAAAAAACCCACTATCGGATTTATCGGACTAGGCCTTATGGGAGGTAATATGGTTGAAAATCTTCAAAAAAGAGGTTTCGAACTAACAGTGATGGACCTAAATAAAGACGAAGTTGCAAAAGTTATCGCCCGCGGTAATGCTACCGAAGCTGCTTCTCCAAAAGAATTAGCTGAAAAGAGTGACATCATTATGTTTTGCCTTACAACTTCTGCTGTTGTTGAAAAGATTGTATATGGTGAAGAGGGAATTTTAGCCGGTATTAAAGAAGGTGCTGTTTTAATTGATTTTGGAACATCTATTCCTGCTTCAACTAAAAAGATTGGTAAAGATCTTGCAGAAAAAGGGGCTGGTATGATTGATGCGCCATTAGGACGTACTCCTGCGCATGCAAAAGATGGTTTACTTAATATTATGGCTGCTGGTGATGTAGATACTTTTGAAAAAGTGAAACCAGTTTTAGAAGAACAAGGAGAAAATGTATTCTATTTAGGTGCACTTGGAGCTGGTCACACAACCAAATTAATTAATAATTTTATGGGAATGACAACTGTAGTTGCAATGTCTCAAGCTTTTGCTGCAGCGAAATTAGCTGGTGTAGATACGCAACAATTATTTGATATAATGTCTGCTGGTCCATCGAATTCTCCTTTTATGAAATTCTGTAAAAATTATGCTGTAGATAATGTTAGCGATTTAGGGTTCTCTATTAATAATGCGAATAAAGATTTAGGCTATTTTGTACAAATGATGAACGATTTAGGAACTAAGTCTGCTATAGCAGAGGCAACATCTTCTAATCTTCAGGCGGCAGTAGCAGCAGAGATGGGAAATGGAAATGTACCTGAGATTTTCGATTATTTCGTAAAATTACAAAACTAG
- a CDS encoding thiamine pyrophosphate-dependent enzyme produces the protein MGQKVADQIVDMLVNNNVKRIYAVTGDSLNELNDAVRRNGKIKWIHVRHEEVGAYAAAAEAELDGLACCAGSSGPGHVHLINGLYDANRSGVPIIAIASTINTPEFGVDYFQATNTYKLFDDCSVYNEVASTPKQVPRMLQAAIQNAVHKKGVAVFGLPGDVSALPAEESATSMYNFHGDTILRPSDTDIQKFADLVNTHPKISIYCGIGAREAHDDIIKLAALIKAPIGYSFRGKMGMQYDNPYEVGMTGLLGVPSAFHAMHESDVVILLGTDFPYEHFMPVKNKIIQVDEKPERLGRRAKLAMGLSGKITDTITALLPFIQEKEDESFLNAQLEFYDKVKENLDIYVQEKGSENHISPEYVASTINKMANSDTVFTVDTGMCCVWGARYIDATGKRIMLGSFNHGSMANAMPMAIGAQLAYPERQVVAFCGDGGLSMLLGDLATIKQYNLPIKLIVFNNRSLGMVQLEMQVEGLPNNETDMVNPNFEMVAQAMGFKGISVTQPDDLKPALQDAFSHKGPVLVSVFTNPQALAMPPKMEFDQMKGYTLSISKMILSGRMDEVLEMVKTNYKHMKEVF, from the coding sequence ATGGGACAGAAAGTAGCAGACCAAATTGTAGACATGTTAGTTAATAACAATGTAAAACGCATCTATGCCGTTACAGGAGATAGCTTAAATGAATTGAATGATGCCGTTAGAAGGAATGGAAAGATTAAATGGATTCATGTTAGACATGAAGAAGTTGGTGCTTATGCTGCTGCCGCAGAAGCTGAGTTAGACGGACTTGCTTGTTGTGCTGGAAGTAGCGGCCCGGGACATGTTCATTTAATAAATGGATTATATGATGCTAATCGCTCTGGAGTACCTATAATAGCAATTGCATCAACCATAAATACTCCTGAATTTGGAGTCGATTATTTTCAGGCAACAAACACCTATAAATTATTTGACGATTGTAGCGTATATAATGAAGTGGCTAGCACCCCAAAACAAGTACCACGTATGCTACAAGCTGCCATACAAAATGCCGTACATAAAAAAGGCGTAGCTGTTTTTGGATTACCTGGAGATGTCTCTGCGTTGCCTGCTGAAGAGAGTGCGACCTCTATGTATAATTTTCATGGAGACACTATTTTACGCCCTTCAGATACCGATATACAAAAATTTGCAGATCTGGTTAACACCCATCCAAAAATATCTATTTACTGTGGTATTGGTGCTCGAGAAGCTCATGACGATATCATTAAACTGGCAGCCTTAATTAAAGCACCAATAGGATATTCATTTCGAGGAAAAATGGGCATGCAGTACGACAATCCTTACGAAGTAGGTATGACAGGTTTATTGGGCGTTCCTTCTGCCTTTCATGCTATGCACGAATCTGATGTGGTTATACTGCTAGGAACAGATTTTCCTTACGAACATTTTATGCCTGTAAAAAATAAAATAATACAAGTCGATGAAAAGCCAGAACGCTTAGGTAGACGTGCTAAATTAGCAATGGGATTATCTGGAAAAATAACAGATACCATAACCGCATTATTGCCTTTTATACAAGAAAAAGAAGATGAAAGTTTCTTAAATGCACAATTAGAATTTTACGATAAAGTTAAAGAAAATCTTGATATTTATGTACAAGAAAAAGGATCTGAAAACCACATTAGTCCAGAGTATGTGGCATCAACCATTAATAAAATGGCTAATAGTGACACGGTATTTACAGTAGATACAGGAATGTGTTGCGTGTGGGGAGCCAGATATATAGATGCTACAGGTAAACGTATTATGTTAGGATCTTTTAATCATGGGTCTATGGCCAATGCAATGCCTATGGCCATAGGCGCTCAACTAGCTTATCCAGAACGCCAAGTGGTTGCGTTTTGTGGAGATGGAGGGTTATCAATGTTACTCGGAGATCTGGCTACTATTAAACAATATAATTTACCTATAAAGTTAATAGTATTTAATAACCGCTCTTTAGGTATGGTACAATTAGAAATGCAAGTAGAAGGTTTACCTAACAACGAAACAGATATGGTTAATCCTAATTTTGAAATGGTCGCTCAAGCTATGGGCTTTAAAGGCATTTCGGTTACGCAACCTGACGATTTAAAACCCGCTTTACAAGATGCTTTTTCACATAAAGGACCTGTTTTAGTAAGTGTATTTACGAATCCTCAAGCATTGGCTATGCCTCCTAAAATGGAATTTGACCAAATGAAAGGTTACACATTATCGATCAGTAAAATGATTTTAAGTGGACGTATGGATGAAGTTTTAGAAATGGTTAAAACCAATTACAAACACATGAAAGAAGTATTTTAA
- a CDS encoding CocE/NonD family hydrolase produces the protein MHHFLISIITSYFLFNSFSVIAQNEVLQELEEIAIIDQKVMIPMRDGVRLAADVYRPKTDKKVPIIFSRTPYNFNNWVDGKQITTMRVKKALEAVKKGYAYVVQNERGRYFSEGEWDILGVPVTDGYDTFTWMKNQPWSNGKIGTYGCSSSAEWQLAVAALDHPSHAAMVPQGYGAGIGRVGNLYEQGNWYRGGVEQMLFMAWLYRVEHDKFKPRIPAGATQEDLIRISRFYDLDPENPPIDMAEAFKHLPIQDIIKNVHGKTEIFDKMITRKPNDPDWYEGGLYHDDMDFGVPSFWFASWYDLSITPNLVLFNHVRNNAKDTSIRDNQYLVISPNLHCEFTRGTSQNTIIGELSVGDARLNYDEQIYAWFDFWLKGEQNNFKEKTPRVQYYTMGRNIWQASETWPPENAKPITYYLNSNGHANSAFGDGKLTTTKPKTDHPDQYTYDPMLPVPSLGGNICCTDNVIKGGAYNQQQMETRNDILVYTTDVLDKGIEVTGFITSTLYVSSDVKDTDFTIKLIDVHPDGSAYNLDETIQRARYREGYDKEVFMKKGEVYKIDLTPMATSNYFKKGHRIRVEISSSNFPRFARNLNTGGNNYDEKEGIVAHNNIHHSSKHASHISLPIILK, from the coding sequence ATGCATCATTTTTTAATCTCAATTATAACAAGCTATTTTTTATTTAATAGTTTTTCTGTTATTGCCCAAAATGAAGTTCTTCAAGAACTAGAAGAAATCGCAATTATAGATCAAAAAGTGATGATACCAATGCGAGACGGTGTACGCTTGGCTGCAGATGTGTATCGTCCAAAAACAGATAAAAAAGTTCCCATTATCTTTTCACGAACACCCTACAATTTCAACAATTGGGTAGATGGTAAGCAAATTACAACCATGCGCGTTAAAAAAGCACTTGAAGCAGTAAAAAAAGGATATGCATATGTTGTACAAAACGAACGTGGCCGCTATTTTTCTGAGGGCGAATGGGATATTTTGGGCGTTCCTGTAACCGATGGTTACGACACTTTTACTTGGATGAAAAACCAACCATGGTCTAACGGTAAAATCGGAACCTACGGTTGTTCTTCCTCTGCAGAGTGGCAATTGGCAGTAGCCGCTTTAGATCACCCTTCTCATGCAGCAATGGTTCCGCAGGGGTATGGAGCAGGAATTGGTCGTGTGGGCAATCTTTACGAACAAGGGAACTGGTATCGTGGTGGTGTAGAACAAATGCTATTTATGGCTTGGTTGTATCGAGTTGAACACGATAAATTTAAACCTCGAATTCCAGCCGGAGCAACTCAAGAAGATCTTATTAGAATTTCTAGATTTTATGACTTAGACCCTGAAAATCCGCCTATAGATATGGCTGAAGCTTTTAAACATTTACCCATCCAAGATATTATAAAAAATGTACATGGTAAAACCGAGATTTTTGATAAAATGATTACACGCAAACCTAATGATCCCGATTGGTATGAAGGTGGTTTATACCACGACGATATGGATTTTGGAGTGCCTAGTTTTTGGTTTGCCTCTTGGTACGATTTATCTATAACTCCAAATCTAGTCTTGTTTAATCATGTTAGAAATAATGCAAAAGATACAAGTATAAGAGATAACCAGTATTTAGTTATATCACCTAATTTACATTGCGAATTTACACGTGGTACAAGCCAAAATACTATAATTGGAGAATTAAGTGTTGGCGATGCTAGATTAAATTATGATGAACAAATTTATGCGTGGTTTGATTTTTGGCTTAAAGGAGAACAAAATAACTTTAAAGAAAAAACTCCTCGAGTGCAATATTATACTATGGGACGTAATATTTGGCAAGCCTCAGAAACTTGGCCTCCAGAAAATGCCAAACCAATAACATATTATTTAAACAGTAACGGACATGCTAATAGCGCTTTTGGAGATGGTAAATTAACAACTACTAAACCCAAAACAGATCATCCTGATCAGTATACCTACGATCCGATGTTACCTGTGCCTTCTTTGGGAGGTAATATTTGTTGTACTGATAACGTGATTAAGGGAGGTGCTTACAATCAGCAACAAATGGAAACCAGAAACGATATTTTAGTATATACTACAGATGTATTAGATAAAGGTATTGAAGTGACAGGTTTTATAACCTCTACATTATATGTGTCTTCAGATGTAAAAGACACAGATTTTACTATAAAACTTATTGATGTACATCCTGATGGTAGCGCTTATAATTTAGATGAAACCATACAACGTGCTAGATACAGAGAAGGATATGACAAAGAAGTATTTATGAAAAAAGGTGAAGTGTATAAAATAGATTTAACACCTATGGCAACAAGTAATTATTTTAAAAAAGGGCATAGAATTCGTGTAGAAATTTCAAGTAGTAATTTTCCGAGATTTGCTAGAAACTTAAATACAGGTGGTAATAATTACGACGAGAAAGAAGGTATTGTGGCTCATAATAACATTCATCATTCCTCTAAACATGCATCGCATATTAGTTTACCTATAATTTTAAAGTAA
- a CDS encoding cryptochrome/photolyase family protein — protein MKSINLIFPHQLFQESPLFETDAPIYIIEEFLFFKQYPFHKQKIAFHRATMKCYEAYLLNEKKRTVKYIESVNRLSDIRQLIPELKAQGIEHINYIDPTDNWLQKRIENNCNTLNISTTIYNSPLFINTKEDLSDFFKKDKKTYHQTTFYTQQRKLRHILIDANGHPSGGKWTFDAENRKKYPAKKTPPAIQFPDTDQYYHDAVQYVNKHFSNHLGNLTTYQLYPTNFKTTQTWLQQFFEHRFVEFGVYEDAIVAEHTILHHSVLTPMLNVGLITPKAVINACLNYATKHKIPINSTEGFIRQIIGWREFIRGVYETRGSEERTTNFWNFKKKIPASFYTGTTGIAPIDHTIKKVLQTGYCHHIERLMVLSNFMLLCEFDPDDVYKWFMELFIDAYDWVMVTNVYGMSQFADGGLIATKPYISGSNYLIKMSNYKKGSWQDTWDGLFWRFMHTHRDFFLANPRLRMLVRMYDKMPKEQQQKHLEYANAFLKQLN, from the coding sequence ATGAAAAGCATCAACTTAATTTTTCCACATCAGTTATTTCAAGAGTCACCACTTTTTGAAACCGATGCGCCTATTTATATAATAGAAGAGTTTTTGTTTTTTAAACAGTATCCTTTCCATAAACAAAAAATCGCGTTTCATAGAGCAACAATGAAATGTTACGAAGCTTATCTTTTAAATGAAAAAAAACGAACAGTTAAATACATCGAATCGGTTAATAGATTGTCGGATATAAGACAATTAATTCCCGAATTAAAAGCACAAGGAATTGAACATATTAATTATATAGATCCTACAGATAATTGGTTACAAAAACGTATTGAAAATAATTGTAATACACTTAATATTTCAACAACCATTTACAATTCCCCTTTATTTATAAATACGAAAGAAGACTTATCTGATTTTTTTAAAAAAGACAAAAAAACATATCACCAAACCACTTTTTACACACAACAACGCAAGCTAAGACACATTCTTATAGATGCTAATGGACACCCCTCCGGAGGTAAATGGACTTTTGATGCTGAAAACAGAAAAAAATATCCTGCTAAAAAAACACCTCCTGCTATACAATTTCCTGATACAGATCAGTATTACCACGATGCTGTACAGTACGTAAACAAACACTTTTCTAACCATTTAGGAAACCTAACAACTTACCAATTATACCCTACAAATTTTAAAACCACACAAACATGGTTGCAACAGTTTTTTGAACATCGTTTTGTAGAGTTTGGAGTTTACGAAGATGCTATCGTTGCAGAACACACCATACTTCATCATAGTGTTTTAACGCCCATGCTAAATGTGGGTTTAATTACACCAAAAGCAGTTATTAACGCCTGTTTAAATTATGCCACAAAACATAAAATCCCCATTAATTCTACCGAAGGTTTTATTAGGCAAATTATAGGATGGCGCGAATTTATACGCGGCGTTTATGAAACACGAGGAAGTGAAGAACGTACCACTAATTTTTGGAATTTTAAAAAGAAAATTCCTGCATCTTTTTACACTGGAACTACAGGAATTGCACCCATAGATCACACTATTAAAAAAGTATTACAAACTGGATATTGCCACCATATAGAGCGCTTAATGGTGCTTAGTAATTTTATGTTGCTATGCGAATTTGATCCTGACGATGTGTATAAGTGGTTTATGGAACTCTTTATAGACGCCTACGATTGGGTTATGGTTACCAATGTATATGGCATGAGTCAATTTGCAGATGGCGGTCTAATTGCAACCAAGCCTTATATTAGCGGAAGTAATTACCTTATAAAAATGAGTAATTATAAAAAAGGGAGTTGGCAAGATACGTGGGATGGTTTGTTTTGGCGATTTATGCACACTCATCGCGATTTCTTTTTAGCAAACCCTAGATTAAGAATGTTAGTGCGCATGTATGACAAAATGCCTAAAGAACAACAACAAAAGCATTTAGAATATGCCAATGCCTTTCTAAAACAATTAAATTAG